From Flavobacterium alkalisoli, the proteins below share one genomic window:
- a CDS encoding ArsR/SmtB family transcription factor yields MRRDVFQAIADPTRREIINMLAKKELNLNAVADNFSISRPAISKHIKILTECGLVVIKQQGRERYCRAELKKLKEVAEWTERYKEFWNQKLDALGSFLENEQAK; encoded by the coding sequence ATGAGAAGAGATGTTTTTCAGGCAATTGCCGATCCTACGCGCAGGGAAATAATTAATATGCTGGCAAAAAAGGAGCTTAACCTTAATGCCGTGGCAGATAATTTTTCTATTAGCCGACCTGCTATATCCAAGCATATTAAGATACTTACCGAATGCGGACTTGTTGTTATAAAGCAACAGGGTAGGGAACGATATTGTCGTGCCGAGCTGAAAAAACTCAAAGAGGTTGCAGAATGGACAGAACGTTATAAAGAATTTTGGAATCAAAAACTGGATGCTTTGGGCAGCTTTCTTGAAAACGAACAAGCTAAATAA
- a CDS encoding SRPBCC domain-containing protein, with the protein MESKNLEIKAAVQVLKPVSEVYEAIVNPVQMSNYFINDSTGRMEEGINLIWHFPEIKDIDVPVEVGKIVKDKYISYRWDIGDIKTLIEMNLEPYEENATVITITEKGMENNEGGIKWLKENTEGWANFLACLKAWLEYGIHLRKGAFDFRFKK; encoded by the coding sequence ATGGAATCAAAAAATCTTGAAATTAAAGCAGCTGTACAGGTTTTAAAGCCTGTATCTGAAGTATATGAAGCGATAGTTAATCCTGTTCAAATGTCAAATTATTTTATTAACGACAGTACAGGAAGGATGGAAGAGGGAATTAACCTTATATGGCACTTTCCTGAAATAAAGGATATTGATGTTCCTGTTGAGGTAGGAAAGATAGTGAAGGATAAGTATATTTCTTATCGATGGGATATAGGTGATATAAAAACCCTTATTGAGATGAATCTTGAGCCTTATGAAGAAAATGCAACCGTAATTACCATAACCGAAAAAGGAATGGAAAATAATGAGGGAGGTATAAAATGGTTAAAAGAAAATACAGAAGGCTGGGCTAATTTTTTGGCCTGCCTAAAAGCCTGGCTTGAATATGGAATACACTTAAGAAAAGGGGCTTTTGACTTTAGATTTAAAAAATAA
- a CDS encoding SRPBCC family protein, which yields METTTKPLTLERTYNATADRVWTAITDVSKMRQWYFDLEAFEPRVGFKFQFAAGCEGEDDYIHLCEVTEVDEGKKITYSWKYEDREGMSYVTWELFPEGDKTKLVLIHKGLETFPPHKDFTRDSFNGGWTHFLGALQEYVENK from the coding sequence ATGGAAACAACAACTAAACCATTAACTTTAGAACGCACTTACAATGCTACTGCAGACAGGGTATGGACTGCTATTACCGATGTCAGCAAAATGAGGCAATGGTATTTTGACCTTGAAGCTTTTGAACCAAGAGTAGGATTCAAATTTCAATTCGCAGCAGGGTGTGAAGGAGAAGACGATTATATACATCTTTGCGAAGTTACTGAAGTGGATGAAGGTAAAAAGATTACTTACAGCTGGAAATATGAAGATAGGGAAGGGATGTCTTATGTTACATGGGAACTCTTTCCTGAAGGTGATAAAACCAAACTTGTATTAATCCATAAAGGACTGGAAACATTTCCTCCTCACAAGGATTTTACAAGAGATTCTTTCAATGGAGGATGGACTCACTTTTTGGGTGCCCTGCAGGAATACGTGGAAAACAAATAA
- a CDS encoding pseudouridine synthase — protein sequence MHHHFLLYKPFGYLSQFIYNLKRNKKLLGELHDFPEGTMAIGRLDEDSEGLIILTTDGMMSEIVRSKKVEKEYYAQVDGDITDESVQQLQNGVEIGFKGKKYITLPCKAFKINGVPDLPERGKKIRDERHGPTSWVSITVTEGKFRQVRKMTSAVGFPTLRLVRVRIGNIQLGNLQPGEAIEITEINV from the coding sequence ATGCATCATCACTTTTTACTATATAAGCCTTTCGGTTACCTTAGTCAGTTTATCTATAATTTAAAACGTAACAAAAAACTTTTGGGAGAATTACATGATTTTCCTGAAGGTACAATGGCTATAGGCAGACTTGATGAGGATTCTGAAGGATTAATTATACTCACTACCGATGGTATGATGAGCGAAATTGTTAGAAGTAAGAAAGTTGAAAAGGAATATTATGCACAGGTTGATGGCGATATAACTGATGAATCGGTTCAACAGTTACAAAACGGTGTGGAAATTGGCTTTAAGGGTAAAAAGTATATTACACTACCCTGCAAAGCATTTAAGATAAATGGTGTTCCTGATTTACCCGAAAGAGGAAAGAAAATAAGAGATGAACGCCACGGCCCCACCTCGTGGGTTAGTATTACTGTTACTGAAGGTAAATTTAGGCAGGTACGAAAGATGACATCGGCTGTGGGGTTTCCAACATTACGATTAGTGAGAGTACGAATTGGTAATATTCAATTGGGCAATCTGCAACCGGGAGAAGCAATTGAGATTACAGAAATTAACGTGTAA